From the Penaeus vannamei isolate JL-2024 chromosome 20, ASM4276789v1, whole genome shotgun sequence genome, the window cttcctcacagaAGTTCAAATATTCTGTCTTCTTGTTGATTTTTAGGCCTCTATCCTAAAACGCCCTTTTCCATTGGTCTGCTTTACGCTCGATCTCCTCTTTTTTGGAACtagcgataaatatatatatatatatatatatatatatatatatatatatatatatatatatatatatatatatatatatatatatataaaatgtgtaggCCTTGCCTCATTTCACTATGCCTTTCCATCAGTTGCCTTAGCGCAAACACTGCATCCGTGATTCCTTTTCCCGGCATAAACCCAAACTGCTCATCACCTATGACGGTTTCCTTCCTTATCCTACTTTCATTCATCCTCTCCCATATTTTCATGGTATGAGGCATTAATTTCATCCTGTAATTGCTACAATCCTggatatttcctttttctttatagaTAGGTATAATGACACTATCCCTCCACTCATGGAGAATCTTTTCCTCCTCATAGATCTTCACCATTAAATCCCACATGTCAAATCCTTCCTCCCTTAGACAAATTTCTGCAGGTATGTTGTCCGTACACACAGCActgctatttttcttctt encodes:
- the LOC138865113 gene encoding uncharacterized protein; the encoded protein is MCEAKDASSKTKGEGKSENMQCMINGRERQECRRYNGKKKNSSAVCTDNIPAEICLREEGFDMWDLMVKIYEEEKILHEWRDSVIIPIYKEKGNIQDCSNYRMKLMPHTMKIWERMNESRIRKETVIGDEQFGFMPGKGITDAVFALRQLMERHSEMSGIQGCRDGFGSYT